aaatgtaatgcTCTTTGTTCTTCATCTACAGCCTGTCTGACCCTGATCTATTCATTATGTTCTATTAGTTTTCATGTAGAGTTATTTCTAATTATTAAATCCCCAGTGACGTTTACTGCTTCAGTGCAGCAATCATTtggtaaaatgttaaatatctacattatatatacatgtttgagggaacataaaaaaaatcagcttttaaCTCTATAATATCATTATCAGCCCAAAACATCCAATCTGTGTCAGGCTCCATTTATGTTATCGATATTTATTAGATGATGCTGTCAGACATAAATTAAAATCTAAGTATTTGACTAAAGAGAATATTCTAAGTCTTCCACCCTGTAAAAAATCTTGAGCTGCttaatataaacataaagtaTTAACTTCCACCTGCACTCATTAAAACACTAAAGCCCAGTCCTGTGTTTCAGCTGATGTCCCTGTAAACAGTTCCCTGTCCTGTGGAACTTTTGATCTCACccaaagaaatgtgtctttggtCTGGACTTAAAGGAACCCTTCGTtgacccctccacctcctccgcgTCGTGGAACGTCACACTGTGGACGATCTGCGACGTCCTCTTCCGGAGCCTCTGCAGTTTGGGCTTCATCCTGCTGAACGAGGACTTCCTCCTGACGAGTGGCTCTCGGAGTTGAGCCTCCCCGTCCACAGAGTCGCAGTCGTTGGGGTTGAGGAGCCTGCGAGGCTTCGGGTTGGACTGGAGAACCTTGGAGAACCTCCAGGAGCCTCGATCCCGACGGTCTGCTTTCTCGGACTCAGAGCGCTCGTACGCCCCTATGATGTCTCGCATGTCCATGCTCACGTTGTCGGTGAGGTACTGGCAGGCCTTCTTCCCGCTGTAGTCCCTGATCTCTACATCTGCGTTGTAGGCCCCCACCAGGAGCTTCACCACCTCCATGTGGTTGTGCATGGCGGCTATGTGCAGCGGTGTGTAGCCGGTGTTGGAGCGAGTATCCACGCTGATGGGAACATTGTGCTGCTTGGCAAAGTTGATGATCAGCGGCATCAGCTCGGGCTTGTCCTGCTTGGCCGCCCAGTGCAGACAGGTGAAGCCGGTGATGAAGTCCTTCCTCAGGACGAGGGTTGGGTCTGTGCTGAGGAGGTTGCACAAGCTACTCCACTCCCCATCCGAAGCACACATCATCCACTCGTGCTCCAACGGGTCCAGGGTGATGGGGTCTCTGTCGTCGTCCATGTTGGAGACCAAAGACAGGGAGTCACTGTCGCTCTTGAAGGACAGGGACACCGAGTTGCGTAGCACCAAGCTGCGCCTCAGCTGGGGGGAGTTGTTCAGCATGACCTCGATGAAGTGTCTGCGGCTGCCTTTGGGGGAGCTTTCGCTCCCGGACAGACTCTGCGTCTCCACCTGGCTTTCATCCTCACCTTCGTCCACCTGAGgcctcctgcttctcctgtgCTGGGATCCTTTCGAACTCCGCCGCCTGATCAACACGTTAATCTGCTCTGCCTCCGTCAAGCCTCCGAGTGGAAGAGACTCTGTCTCGACTTGTGTGTCTCTTGGAGCGGTAGAAGTGTCTACCTGtcctgtagcagcagcagtctgtacAGGCCCGGGCAGGGTGAACATGGAGTCCTCAGCGGGGAGAGGTGAGGCTTCAATCACTGCAATCTGTGGTATGTCAGGCGGCTTCACAGCCTGCTCCTTCCTGGACTCCCTCCTCAAGCTTCCTCTGTTCCCCATCTCACCTGAGCCCCTGTCCACTTCCCGCGCCACACAAACAGACTCGCGACGCTCGCTCCCGTCGTCTGTTTTTTCCGCTAACACGGTTATAGTCGGGAAATCAGGCGGAACTCTTACCTGGCTGTCATTTCCGTAACCCGAGCCAGGTGGAAGGAGCTCACCGCCCGCGGCGCGACGCTGGGCTGGGTCTGCCGCTGCTGCGTCATCACCGACCTGGGAGCGGTGTCCTCCGCGAGGCGCAGCTGCAGCTGCGGGGTCACCGCTCACGAGCTCCGCTGGTTCTGTCCCGCGCGGGTTCTCCTTCACCGAACCGCGAAACTTCTTCTTCAGGCAGACATGTTTAACTCCACTCTCGGTCTTCACGAAAGCGACGTTGTCCACGTAGTTCTTAAATCTGTTACGGGCAGCCGCCTTCTTCTCCGGCTGCTCCGGGAACACCGCCTTAAAGTGCTCAATTAAATCCGTGTTTTTCACTttgccccctctctccttcagaAACGCCAGAATCGCCTCTTGAGTGCAGTCGGCAGCCATTATAAACAATTATAAGTGCGACACTTCACTCTGTTTTAATAGTCCGTAGCTTTGCAGAGGGGGGATAACGGTTGAAGAAGCtaaacaacatgtaaacatgctgtCCCGTCCCGTACCGAACTATCCTCCGGTACAGACATGAGTGTAGTAGAACCGTTAGCGGCGctgagtgaggagcagagtgaGGTAGAACTCTTCCCTCACTTTTATTTCTAGCGTCCAGGCGTTCTCCGCCTCCTAGCAACGGACCGTACCACTCGGTCTGCGGGGGGTCGGATtgttaaaaagataaatattgtTGATATataatcttttaatttttttgttttgtcaactTTTAAACGTTATTGAGTCCAGAAACAATGAAACCGTATTAATACACTGAGcccttttttctgttgtctctTTTAAAGTGGTCCTCAATGAGTGGTGGTATTACCGGCTTTGCAGTGACCACCTGTTAGTGATTAGTGCAAGTTGCACTTGACACATTGATgtgtaaatattaataactaaGTCTTCCAATCTTAAaccatctgttttcatttttttttttagcatgatacatacactacatacatacatacatacatacatacatacatacatacaacatatatatatattatatatatatattatatatatatatatattatatataatatatatattgtattggGTCATTGATTTGATGAATGGTGTGTACAGTTTGTTATGGGGAACCATGGCTGGTTGCTGTGTTGCGCAACAGGACTGAACAGGTCTGGAATGGTACCAGTCTGAGTCACACAGGTACCACTGTCACTGCAGGTCGGGACCCAGGGATGTTCAGATCATGTCAAGGATTCTCAGTAAATCACACTGATGAAAGAGTGTGACGACTTACTGCGCCTGTCACTGTGAATCACTTCCGCCTgtcagccaaaacaaaacaattatgtgaaaaacatttcatggaaAAATGACATGCTGAATGAGCTCCCTGAGTGTGTGAAAAAGATTAAATGATATGTGTTAGATTATGTTAGaattttattattcaaatatttgtgttgttatttttacatgcattttgtaacaatttgtattatatttctacatttataAAGGCAAAGTAACATTACCTAATCATATTGTATTATTGGCGTCCTGCTGTCTTTGCTGCTATCACATCACTATGTCACTATTACTTGtatagtttctatttttattctatatacttcctttttttactttactaaaAATGAAACTATCAGAGTTAAATATAGCCTATTACTtacggaaaaaatagaaaagataaGATCACATCAATCATTTGTACATAAATTATATTCAGCCATAAAGAGAGAGCTATTTAATGCGACCTTGCAAAGGTAACAACAGATATAAaacagcctcttttttttaaaacgatgATTTAAGTTATTATCCAGGTAACAAATAGATaactaaataatatttttgtcatttttcaaactgctggacataaaaacaagtCCACTTCTTGACAGGAAGTCTTCTGTCAATAGATTACACATAAATGTGCCAATTTAAAAATCATTCGTGGACAAACACAGGAGACGACATCAGCAGGTGGCACAGGAGGGGAGCATGCTGTTTAAAGGCTGTCATTTGGACAGAGGACGACTTACAGGCCAACATACAGGACAGACTCTGTACTGGGACACTCATGATTTAGAATACTTTGTCTCTTTAAATGAAAACGGTTACCATGACGTTAAAGAGTGTGTGGGTGTTCGCACTCCTAATAGATGAACAGTGTAGCAGTCACAGCTCATTTTACCCTTGAGACAGGGCATTATAAGGGCTAAAGCTGAGTCAGCACTCATTGTTTCACTGGAGGGTGATCAGTGGCTTCCTAATGACTGCCTCTAAAGTCAAAGAATGTGATcacaaagcagcacagaaacaagtCTGAGCTCAGCTTTGGGTTTCACGTCAGATTCTGCTGAATCCAGATTAAATTCtcaagaaaatgatgaaatgattacacAGGCATGTTAACTACGATAGATTACTGTAAGTGCCAGGTCCCTGCAGGTTTCCTCTTCCTGTAAGATGAATGATAACCAGCAGCTGCAGTAATGTCCTGTTACTCTGGATTATTCACAGACCTCgctctgacattttttctttggaaactacattaaacctaaaaaaataagaaaactgtgaaaacaatcaaatattcagttttattaaaaaaaaaaaatcactccacaatcactatgaacaaaaaaacatagagCTCCTTTCAGACAAAGCAACATGTCACTGTGCTGCTCGTTTCAAAGACTCCAGAGCTGGAAGGATGTCGTTCAGGTGACTcactcctgaaacacacacacacacacacacacacacacacacacacacacacacacacacacacacacacacaaacacaaacacacacactttcagtaaATTCTATTCCCTGACAGCTCAATACAATATTTTgtaccttttgttttctctttaaatgtcacttaaagaaatttaaatatgtCTACAAGAGGGGGAATGCATCCATTCAGAGCCTGTTCTGCCCATTTTACAGTAACTATAGTATATTTATAAGCACCACAATGGTCTTCTGAACAACCACCACCCCACCCACTTCACCACAGGTCCATTCCCTGCAGCCTCCTCCGTTACAGACTAGACGAACTACCCCCACTCAAATGAGGACTGatgtttctggttttctgtttctggctgtgtctgtgtctgattttgCTGGTGCAGTCCAGTGTATGACTGAACTGGCATTTGTCATTAAGAGACTTGAAGCAGCAACAAACTCAACAGTTCCTGTATGTGTTTCAGATTAAGAGCCTTCTTGTGTTTCAGAGGACAGAACAAGGTTTCTATTGTGGAAAACTCTGGTCTC
The Larimichthys crocea isolate SSNF chromosome VIII, L_crocea_2.0, whole genome shotgun sequence genome window above contains:
- the LOC104930734 gene encoding ankyrin repeat domain-containing protein SOWAHC, translating into MAADCTQEAILAFLKERGGKVKNTDLIEHFKAVFPEQPEKKAAARNRFKNYVDNVAFVKTESGVKHVCLKKKFRGSVKENPRGTEPAELVSGDPAAAAAPRGGHRSQVGDDAAAADPAQRRAAGGELLPPGSGYGNDSQVRVPPDFPTITVLAEKTDDGSERRESVCVAREVDRGSGEMGNRGSLRRESRKEQAVKPPDIPQIAVIEASPLPAEDSMFTLPGPVQTAAATGQVDTSTAPRDTQVETESLPLGGLTEAEQINVLIRRRSSKGSQHRRSRRPQVDEGEDESQVETQSLSGSESSPKGSRRHFIEVMLNNSPQLRRSLVLRNSVSLSFKSDSDSLSLVSNMDDDRDPITLDPLEHEWMMCASDGEWSSLCNLLSTDPTLVLRKDFITGFTCLHWAAKQDKPELMPLIINFAKQHNVPISVDTRSNTGYTPLHIAAMHNHMEVVKLLVGAYNADVEIRDYSGKKACQYLTDNVSMDMRDIIGAYERSESEKADRRDRGSWRFSKVLQSNPKPRRLLNPNDCDSVDGEAQLREPLVRRKSSFSRMKPKLQRLRKRTSQIVHSVTFHDAEEVEGSTKGSFKSRPKTHFFG